The sequence below is a genomic window from Mercenaria mercenaria strain notata chromosome 14, MADL_Memer_1, whole genome shotgun sequence.
AGACCACGTGCAGACGTGCAGAAGTATTGCTGTAAGTAATTTAGGAGCTCTGGTGTttatctgttttggtccatcaagaaatctggagatgttatcaaaaagctattTAACAAACACTACAGATGTTCGTTGATTTATACGAGTTTACTACACAATGTCATAAAAGAAAAActggtagctttaattgagaaaacatttgcaagagaaaacgtaattatttggcattgaatgaaactagagcattttTTCCAACAATAAATTTATTAGATACGTGTACTACCTATGGGATCAGGTCTGTAAAGCGCTAAGATTTCtgttagataacatatttattaaatttggcaataaaacttacagacaagtaattggtaccCCTGTGGTGACTAACTGCtccccactcattgctgatttattgtTATATTGTTATAAATCAGCTTTCATGCTCAGTTTGTTCAATGAGACGCAGTTTGACATTATTAAATCTTTAAATGGAACCTCGAGGTACCTTGATGATACTTTAGATATGCataaccaatatttttcagaaatggtgaaacatatttatcaaaaagaattaCAGTTTAACAAGGCTTATAtctcagatttagaagcgtcatttttggacttacatttaacatttttggacttaaatatatcatttttgaatgacatttaagaaacaaaaatatatcatcaaAGAGATGAACTCAATTTTGAAGTTGTCAACTTCCCCTACATTGATTGGGGTGTCCCTCGAGCGACGGTTTCTATATTTCGCAACATATTCATTTTGCAAGAGCTGGCTGAAAGTATAAGGTTTTTTAATGCTGGAAATCAAGTTATTTTACAACAGGGTTACAGAAATCAGACACTACGGAAGACTTTTACTAAATGTTAGATCGTCCGAACTTTTATAGAAGtataacacaaaccttaaaacacttcAGAATAGTCAGAATAGTTTGGATACGGTATGTGAACTTCTGACAGTGAAACGGTGCATAAAAGAATCAGGGGATTTTGAAAAATTGTAACATTTACAAGTGAGTTAGGATGGAGAATCACCAACAAAATCCTCGAATGGACTGGCACAGTCAGCTGTTACGCTTTCCCATTTGATGGTGCaataataaagtgtaagactccgtgATGTTTTCCCCCTAAAATGGACGGAGTGGACTTTTGTGTTCCAGCTTGCTTTTACTGTAAAATCCCTTGGGCTATGTTGGTGCCAAtacctcgggattctgcagatgttgttacacggAAAAAAGAACGTGCTTTAACCCtataatatttcattaacataCTGGCAATTTTCGTAGTTGATGAGGTATGGGGGAATAGAGGGTCATTCCATGTCTACTAAATTTTCAAAACGTAGCCTATGTCATACATATTCTAGTAAGGCAACACTGGAAAAGGCTGTTACAGTATCGCAGGAATGATGTTGTTTTGCAGGTAGATGAAAAAATTAAGTTCTTTAGGAAATTACATAtatcgatttcagaacaacagcAATGATATTACAGGTACAAAAACCATTGAAAATGTAGCTTTTAAATAAAAGGAATCttatttaaaggagttcatcacaatattttgtgcgcagctcaatcgcgcagcaagcaataaccactgtaaagttcaggattcgccgccgaaagtgcaaaattttcggatatgcagcgcactcgcacAAAAATATCGTATGTAATGACAATATAGGTcatgcatccatattttacctttaaaagtgatggtgttttattagAGGAATagtcgtaggaagtgctcgaatcgaatacattgtggacagccaatttgaaagtaaactatttcgtccagtaatgatgcagccgactacaaatcaaataaaattccagaaaatcttaacgtagatctatctccttcaagtgcaaatgtgacttcctaaaaatgttgttatactttttgtgctccatcccgcatttcacgtagtaagaccagagttatggcccttgacagtcaaattgtacataaagggtatagacatttgtgttgcatgtacctcaaaagtatatgcgtcaagagtcatgaaaccacacaagaattaaattcagcatgcgaagttgtgcaccagtgtttttatttgaggtttcactcagtaaaaacagatttatgtcccttgacgtggacaaaatatatacgtaaacggcatgtgaaagcttgtgtagcacgtatctcaaaaagtatttgacctagaggcatgctaccttaaaggagcattattccgcatgtgagtaagaaacctggttaagaaactgataataacattgtgtaatttgttttgtaagaaaaaaaatgttcataatttttaggtgggtggggtaatgaaaaaatacttttgtgggtggagtgaatattttttaatttttcttgaaaacaagcacgggttgatattattttttttatttagatttttttgttttagttctagcttacataatataaaatttggtaaaattctgtccgctagatttttcatatcattaagaaatacttcgtgtttttctcagtttcagatactttcgacatctgtcaagagtatctttgctgagttaatatatctatatgttgacattttatgcatagttatagtggtttcattaattgtgatgcataaacagtaacatcagagtgaaactttgaataaatagttgtttgcagtagctttattatgacatgtatgtattgtttcttcagacaaaaataccgatttggtgttcttaataaactttaaatattgaaaaaagaagcacgggtacctatcatttttattttttattttaacttgtcatacattaatctataaatatgcacagttacaaaaaattctgtccgctagaaataattgtgaaaaacacctttaaagagggagtaaaataaaacagaattctCAGACTTTTGTCAAAAATCTACCTATTTACGACATGGATACGACATCAGCCTTTTAACCTTAGATCATTTTTGTCTTAATTATGTAGATAGCTATGTAaaattcacacaaatattctTTTAGCACCTGTAACGTAATTAAACGTATTAGAACTAGCGTCTGTTGCCCTTTCTGGCCTccgtaaaataaacatttatcacgCAAAAgtcatgttttgaaaatatgactGAAATGTCTAGGTTAGCGGCTCCCAAATACAAAAAGACTGCCTCTTGAGGAATATattgacacttttagacaacatcaaaaatgctCTTAAAAACGATTTGACGAGGTTTGAAAAATCTCCATATTCCTTGCTCTGTTACGGAAACGTATGAGTTTTGCGCTGATAAAAATCTCAACCCCAGATATTTTACAGTCGTAAGAAATAGCTAAAAACTGAATCCCAACTGGCAAATAAGTCCACGCGCATACTTTTGGGTGTATGGATGCGATTTTAGGTTTCAAGTTTACCTAgtgtactttcagtttcattatttctgggaaaagctgaaggtcatATGGCGTAATTTTCTGTATTGTTAAAAACACATATTCTTCGCGAGAGTGTATAAAGATGTGCCCTGTGTCCTGAGGAAACAAAACTCTTGTGCAAAATTATTTGTATCGATTTTAGTAAATCAAAGTAGCTATGTGTTATTAagcacgggggaggaactgttacacgagacttggttgtggaggatatcatgttacagatttaggatgctactgttacagtattcctggataacgttacagcattcggaggataaaaatcactgtcggtgttttgtttgccaaaaaaaatagtaaatatttatctcttttttttttgcaaaagtaaaaattgtttttctagatcaatggtatgtacgtctgctgagacatggtttaacacgtgaaacacagtatattgatgtctatcaagcgtttaatgacaaaatccgaaattttgatagaaaattatctaaaagaagttgattaaaatatgtttcaaccatattttatgctcatttgcatcgataaagaccctctttaggcacgcagttataatacgaggtagaaaaatcaatgtgggtctaattttttgtggttttatagaatgttacagttatggggtgcttcttctggatgtgttacagatttaggatgatactttttggaatacattttgacaatatacaataccaggatagcaaataaaatttagatatcatgaattatgcgggattttttgtaagatgtaacaaatatattataccaagtgcatttttttctaatttcgaaattctaaatctgattcaacagctatatatataataaatgatatataaacattttcaatggaaagctagtgttctatatctaatgtatatgataccataatcaccaattcgcattgaatcgtcgtttgcactttaataagctgttctttcataaatagtacctgtttatgctacatgtattaagctagcaaacgatgtgtcctagcttcagaagagTTTGGCAATGCGTGTCGTTatcaacgatttcaattactaataagcttaaaagaaattatcctctcggaatcggtaatggagaacttaagaaattaattggcttttttcacgacaactcgcacatgtgcaataaaactttatttcaaataacaaaagattcttttttgttaaacatgtatacgtgtttactgtcggaacaaccatcgaatcatagtctgcttgcaggcgcgtagctgccacaatcaaataggctaatctgaagcattggatctgtttggtcacagttaggagcctaaatcatttaacagaggattttatacgcaACTGATAGTTAAAATGgataatgtttcaggattttcatctaaaagtatatgcgtctttgtctttgtgtgtatgacggtggcaagggcttttcaggactatgcgccattagaaggcatgtctcgggactgtaggcattgcgtaaacgcgagcacgagcacattaaattcgggttgttcaaaaattaagagttaccttataaacatagtaactcactctctttttagatttgaacgaaagtaattaatctatgtgaatataaataaatacacacttaaaacatttttcgatttcgctccgcgatatctttggtgatttatttagaggttatggaaaaatatttaacaaccgatgtatttagagattgttcaaacgatcggtcaatttgcatggaaaagggatgggagatttgctctgcataacttgtatcatcaactgttcatcatatgtgattcttgacatatcacaaccgacatcttctcccgttaggtggactttcctgtgtttttaaacgtcgttacagcaacgccactctagtacatgtctgactgcctcaaatgacaaaataaatgttgtttagcagtatttagatctaacaacagaatcctgaagaaggaaaaagtatcatcctaaatctgtaactcattcaaaagcagcaccccacaactgtaacatatccggcTAAgctgcaacattctataaaaccaagAAATATTAGAccaacagtaatttttctacctcgttttataagtccatgcctgaagaggattttaatcaatgcaaatttgcatgaaatacggttggaatatcttttaaccaatttcttttagatatttttctatcaaaatttcggaatttttcataaaacgcttgattgacatcaatagactgtgtttcgcaggttaagccatgtctcaacagacgtgcatatcactgatctagaaaacagtttttatttttggaaaaagagataaatctttaccacgtctttggcaaacaaaataccgacaactattattatcctccgaatgctgtaacgttatccaggaatactgtaacatagcatcctaaatctgtaacatgatatcctccacaaccgagtctcgtgtaacagttcctcgcCCGTGTTAAGGGCGAATATGTTCGTTACGGTGGGGAACCCACGTGACTTATTGGTACAGAGTAGGGCTGTACGGATGtttttactaaatatagtaactggGTTACTCGATCCAGGAAGGTTAAATGCTTATACCTATTTTTAATACTGGACGGATATTCTTCGAATGAGGCGCATTTATAAaccattctaacacgatccgattcattttcctattaaacaaagaaggcagaaaacagtgaattattatacaacaaatcactgttctgacgtcacagttattacgtcatggcgtcaaacggcatagcggcgcgctggaaaagaaaccgattgaaaacgggcaaatatttaatgaatgacgTCAATgatgtacttaaaatccttggtaacgtgttagaatcgaaataagatatctcatttagtgatttgctcttgaataaatcattgtttgtcgttcagatgcgtattattatatcactcgggctgcgccctcgtgatataattccttcgcatctgaactccaaacaatgatttattcaacgacaaatcactggatgagatatattatttcttaaatggaaTGAAAACACTCTTTTCGAGTCTGAGCCGCCAAATCAGTTACTggcattttttattgaaatatttgccAAAGGGAAACTTGCACTATACAGTTGAACTAGTCCAGCTTTGATATTGATACGAACACGAATTCAGAACTAACCAAGTGTTAGGTAGTAAAGGCACGTCGCTGTTTGCTTGATACGCTCTCTCGCTGTTACGTTACATTCGTATCAAATTCTTACACGTTGTGTTTATGATATAAATCGGATTTATTCAGTTAAGCACCAGTATATGAGCAGAATAAAACAGATGTTATCATATATATCAGTTACAATAttgtaagtattttctttttgtacatACTATTTTATATGCTAACGTGTTATGtcgtttgttttatatatgttgaTGGTGTTTACAATTCTATATCATTTGGtaaaatgcagactatattttatttactggtATTTAAAGTACTAGGTACACCGTCTGCCCAATCAGTGTAAATTTGGGTGTGACTAACTATACAGTGTATGGCTCTTGCTGTATTCATCCAGGGGTTATTCTCGTAATCTTTCtttaacatgtaaatataatCAAGGAATTGTGCAATGTTGGATCATTATCTATTTGTGCAAATAGCAACTGCGTAGCTACGTAGAAAGTTGGCCTTATATGTAAACATGTTGAAAAGGCCAGGGATCATGTTTCCGAGTGCCAATAtattaaatacagataaaaagctgacatgtcgtgctaaagcccaggtattttcaaatcgttagaaaatgtGCTGAAAAAAGAGCTGAAATTGACTCATTAGCAAAACAAGTCCTTACGCATCCGGACTGGCTCCTGCGCGTGAACCCTGGCTATTGGCCAATGCAAATGTGACTTTCGTTTTTAAGTTTAGCCGgtgtactttcattttcgttacttccgggaaaagctgaaagtcatctgacgtcattttctgtgttgtcaaaaacatacgtatgccttgcgagattgtataaaaatgtgctggccgtcctaatgTTATATAACATTATTCActaaaatttggcaaaaaaataatgttctttgCTCATTTTCAGATTAACGGAAAAGCTTTATGTAAACTTATTTGAATTTACGGCCTAATCACGCTGTATTCTAGATTTAGtctaaggggcctccgtggtcgagtggttaaggtcgctgacgtcaaatcacttggccctcaccgatgtgggttcgagccttactctgggcgttgaattcttcatgcgaggaagccatccagctggcttacggaaggtcggtggttctacacaggtgcccgctcgtgatgaaataatgcatggaggggccttcctccaccattaaagcttgaaagtcaccatatgacctatgattgtgtcagtgcgacgttcaACCTAACAAAAAAATCAGTCTATATTTGGAAACTTAAGCAAGACTTTACCTTAAAGTTCCGCTTATTGTGTATTTCGCTGCAGTCAGGAAAAAACAATAACACATAACAAAGTTAAAAGGCATCGAGTAGCGAGTTGGCTATTGTtatcaatatttctattttctataCATACTACAGAACATTAATAGATTTAccttaaaaaaaacattgtaggCATTTATAattgacaagatttttttaaaaatatttagccTATAAGTAATAATACTGGCCACTGGTTATGATTTATTTTGGGGTAAATGCTTAAGCAAATCTATCAGAGGTCCTCTGTATGTAGAATGATATTAACGCGTCTGAAAAGTGAAAGCAAAATGTAATTAAGGCAACGTAGTTTATCTGCCTTAAAGGTAAAATGTagcatctttatatttttttcaaatgttgttaGAGTGGAAAATTACATTTACCTACAATTATAATTCAATGAATGCTTCTATATACTTCAGAACATGACGGAAAAAGTATCAGAAGATGAATCGAAACTCTCTCAATTAATAGACGGTATAGTCACATCAGTTCAGACAGAAACTAAATGTCAGAGAGCAAACCAGATTCGTAATGCAGTTGAAGTCCATTTAAAGGCTTGGCTAGATGAGGCAGAAAAACTTAACCCATTATTTAAGGTATCGGAGTTGATTCAGGTTGGAAGTTATGCGGAGGGGACTAAAATAGTACAACCTGATGAGTTTGATTTTTTAGCCGTAATTGAAGACTTATCAAAACCAAATTCGGTATCAATAGATAAAAGTGAAAGTGACTTACAACAAAACTTAGTGAGGGTTGCAGTTGCAGACGACAGGTTAAAGTCTAGATGGAACGCGCTTTGTAAAAACGGACACCTCCAATGTTTTCAGCGCGTAAATTTTCCTGAGTTATGCGAATATAGGTTTGGACATGTTTTCATTTCCGCAGTACGGAAGAAGAAAGATTACGGAAAAAGGTTAGGACATTTCATGGCCGGAACGCCGATTGACCTAGTTTGTAAACTTCAGTTACCAACAGTTgacaatattacattaattttaacaTCAGTGGTTTACTGGGTTCCCAATGTTCTCCTACATTTTAAACTAGGAGATAGAGATATATCCGTGGATTTGTCCCCAGCAATACGATATCATGCAGTTGAGGATTGTTTCACGGTAGAGGATTGTGCAGGTCAAGCTTTTTCAGAACTTGTTCTAAGTCGCAAGTCCCTGCTGCTTATCGGAACAAAGCACGATTTTGATTTTAAGGTAACTGTGACAGAAGCAGAGGTTCAATACATGCAATCTGTAATGAAACAAGAGCACAAAGTCATCTACATATTTCTGAAGTATATTGAGGAAATATATACGCCTACTGATTTCCCTCATGCAAAGTTTACTTCATACATGCTGAAGAGCGTTTGCATTCACCATGATATCAAGTGTAAAACTGAAGACAGAACTATCACAGAATGTTTCAAGTCAGTAATTAGGGAACTAGAGGAGTGTGCTCGGCAGGGACACGTGGTTAGTGTAGTAAACAGGCATGTTATATTTCACCTGTATGAATCCAGTGCATTCTTAGAAAAGATGAAAGCTAACAGAAAATATGTGCACGATGGCTTGAGGAAAATATGTCAGCTGCCCAAAACAATTAACACCGTTGACGACTTTGATGCGTTTTTAAAGCGTGTGTTTCAGCAAGAGAATCAGAGAAGGAATGAGGGTATGATATATTGTTTAGTAGTATCCTTCTTTATGTCCGTACGTCCGTCTGCCTGTACGTCACGAAATCTTGTCATTGCGTCTTGTCTTATTTAGAAGGTTGGTCGAAATTTGACGAAACTTTCCAAGACCAATAGCTTTGAATTTAATGACTGGTCACAGCTGGACTTCTTTGCTTCGAAGGGATATTCTTATATATATCTTATATCTTATTAGTGACTGTAATTCAAGTGTCTCTAAAGCAAAACTATGTAATGATTGTACCGAGTGGTTCAATCGTGAGCTCATGAAAAGGTATTGTTTAGCCTTAAAATCAAATTCCAGGACCCTTAATAGCAACAATATgataaacaaaatacaatattactGACTATAATTTGCaaacataattattgatttatatatgaacggggcctccgtggcctagtGGCTAAGGTCTCTGACCgataatcacttgcccctcaccgatgtaggttcgagcctcattcggggcgttgaattcttgatgtgaagaagccatccatctggcttactgaaggtcgatggttctacacaggtgcccgctcgtgatgcaGTAATGCACAAAGGTCACTTTGGGACTTTCTCCATAATCATAGGTTAAAGTAGCCATACGACCTATacttgtgttggtgcgacgttaaactcaacataAAACGTAACAAAGCAAAGTGTATGTAATTGTATGTAATGCCATACGCCACAATATCATAACAAAATACTTGTGTATTTACGAAACAAATTATACATATGAAGAAAGAATATGAACGAATAAGTGTTTACCCTAAAAACAATTATTGTGGAACAGTGTACCCCGGCTCCGTTTATGATGACTGGTGTGGTTATGTGCGATTAAAATACttgtatattttgatatatatttgttgTGTCAAATTCAAGAACACTAAACTACTAGAATAACTTATAAACGTACAAGTTTAATCTGTTTTTCTTATCTAGTAACACTTTTTGTACaaactgagataaaaaaaaaacaacaaaaaaaaacattttttctatttaccTATTTGGTGGACATATTGAATAGTTATATTTCAGTCATGCCTATGGAAGATTATTCTGAATTATATACCATTTGTAAAGATCTTTATTAAACTGTTTGTAATTTATCCACTTTAAATACAGTGACCGTCTTGGGTATTCTTTGGTACCCAGTAGAGATAGAATGTTATTTTAAATCTGTATGCTAATTTTGGATTATATTCAGTGATAAACTTAAATGAACATATGTCTTGACTTGCCTTTTATACAGGTCTTCTATTAAATGTTCTCTCCCGTATCCCTGAGCAAAGTAGTTAATCTTATAAATGTTTCCATCAAGTTTTAGTGAAAGCAATAATGGCATTGATTTTAGAactaatatcatttattatttacagtctttaaaatttgaaatatatttaaggaACTGTCTGGTATTATAAAGGAATGTTTGATGTGACAAAATGTTCATCCCTCGAAATAAGTTTGCCATATTTGTTCATATCACCCGTTCAGGAATGTATTCTGAACTGTATAGCATTCacgtttaaaatgtttaatactttTCAGATCAACACCACACGTTCCTACGGCCGCAGCCATTGGATCAGTTCAGCAATGCTAATCAGGGTACAACAATCGTATCAAAATTGAGCCCAACACAGAATGAAAAAGATCAAGTTGTTCAACAATTTGATGACAAAGCAGTGTCACAGATTATTGAGATGGGTTTCAAACCTGAAGAAGTTCGAATTGCTATGAGAGCGAGTCACAATAACCCTCACAGTGCTGTTGAATATTTGTTAAAGGTATGTTCATTGTAATACTATCTCCAATTTGAACATGTGTTTTATCA
It includes:
- the LOC123526330 gene encoding uncharacterized protein LOC123526330, producing MTEKVSEDESKLSQLIDGIVTSVQTETKCQRANQIRNAVEVHLKAWLDEAEKLNPLFKVSELIQVGSYAEGTKIVQPDEFDFLAVIEDLSKPNSVSIDKSESDLQQNLVRVAVADDRLKSRWNALCKNGHLQCFQRVNFPELCEYRFGHVFISAVRKKKDYGKRLGHFMAGTPIDLVCKLQLPTVDNITLILTSVVYWVPNVLLHFKLGDRDISVDLSPAIRYHAVEDCFTVEDCAGQAFSELVLSRKSLLLIGTKHDFDFKVTVTEAEVQYMQSVMKQEHKVIYIFLKYIEEIYTPTDFPHAKFTSYMLKSVCIHHDIKCKTEDRTITECFKSVIRELEECARQGHVVSVVNRHVIFHLYESSAFLEKMKANRKYVHDGLRKICQLPKTINTVDDFDAFLKRVFQQENQRRNEDQHHTFLRPQPLDQFSNANQGTTIVSKLSPTQNEKDQVVQQFDDKAVSQIIEMGFKPEEVRIAMRASHNNPHSAVEYLLKGTLNVHEGELGRQSTDTNATAIKALQTQTTDVEDSRRGLSGEFTGVGLYNPRQSMDPSQKTDVGESRQILSRGLPYLAPSASAQTMDDGESSQCLSGECTGVMLYDPGQSMDPSQNMDVGEFSHTFSPEQTGLAQYHPENTMDPAHTMDLTKSHQRWLCERTGLAMYDPRKTVYSGESPGTSCQTLYDAHNLTTSELERSGELSHYSSNGNDMSSCKILYQRQNYL